One stretch of Eretmochelys imbricata isolate rEreImb1 chromosome 1, rEreImb1.hap1, whole genome shotgun sequence DNA includes these proteins:
- the TCEANC gene encoding transcription elongation factor A N-terminal and central domain-containing protein isoform X1, giving the protein MHAWEIQKTRLKMSDKKIIMNRAHYIEKLLSENNFQDIGNHLTELEAVDMTIEYLQETDVAKAVYRVFQNCPAITMKKKAKHLLSKWKTLYKNNYLSSVQGKKSVSQSVKEHNEYFSAVPQEQTEFSGELNQHEMLDAAGSNSLLTSQNVSKDEVYNKPKSSVNQLGLLEEQHTDNENTKPAGSETSPQQGHMKPMRLKCTELIYKALTDSATSKEEANKWQELSKEIEEHIFALHARNDKKYKNCIRSKVSNLKNPKNSHLKHNLFSGTMSPKTFADMTVMEMANDELKQLRALYTESSVQEHQLPQVIDGTQTNKIKCRRCEKFDCTVTMIARGTLFLPSWVRNANPDEQMMTYVICNECGEQWYHSRWVCL; this is encoded by the coding sequence GTTTAAAAATGTCtgataaaaaaataattatgaacAGAGCCCATTATATTGAGAAGCTACTGTCTGAAAACAATTTCCAAGATATTGGAAATCACCTTACAGAACTTGAAGCTGTTGATATGACTATAGAATATCTTCAGGAGACTGATGTTGCCAAAGCTGTGTACAGAGTCTTCCAGAACTGTCCTGCAATAACaatgaaaaagaaagcaaagcattTATTATCAAAGTGGAAGACGCTTTACAAGAATAACTATCTTTCATCGGTACAAGGTAAAAAGTCAGTTTCTCAGAGTGTGAAAGAGCACAATGAATATTTCAGTGCGGTTCCACAAGAACAAACTGAGTTTTCTGGAGAATTGAATCAGCATGAAATGTTAGATGCTGCTGGTTCTAACAGTTTGCTGACATCACAAAACGTTTCAAAAGATGAAGTGTATAATAAGCCAAAAAGCAGTGTGAATCAACTGGGTCTTTTAGAAGAGCAGCACACCGATAATGAAAACACTAAACCTGCTGGCAGTGAAACAAGCCCACAGCAAGGACATATGAAGCCCATGAGGTTGAAATGCACAGAACTTATTTATAAAGCCTTGACTGATTCTGCCACAAGCAAAGAGGAAGCCAATAAGTGGCAAGAATTATCCAAAGAAATTGAAGAGCATATTTTTGCTCTTCATGCTAGAAATGACAAAAAGTACAAAAATTGTATCAGAAGCAAAGTCTCTAACTTGAAGAATCCTAAAAATTCCCACTTAAAACATAACCTATTTTCAGGGACTATGAGTCCAAAGACTTTTGCTGATATGACAGTGATGGAAATGGCCAATGATGAACTGAAACAACTCAGAGCTTTGTACACAGAATCATCTGTTCAGGAACATCAGCTTCCCCAAGTTATTGATggcacacagacaaacaaaataaaatgtaggcGCTGTGAAAAATTTGATTGCACTGTCACTATGATTGCCAGGGGAACTCTCTTCCTGCCTAGTTGGGTGCGAAATGCAAATCCAGATGAACAAATGATGACTTACGTTATTTGTAATGAATGTGGAGAGCAGTGGTACCACAGCAGATGGGTTTGTTTGTGA
- the TCEANC gene encoding transcription elongation factor A N-terminal and central domain-containing protein isoform X2, with the protein MSDKKIIMNRAHYIEKLLSENNFQDIGNHLTELEAVDMTIEYLQETDVAKAVYRVFQNCPAITMKKKAKHLLSKWKTLYKNNYLSSVQGKKSVSQSVKEHNEYFSAVPQEQTEFSGELNQHEMLDAAGSNSLLTSQNVSKDEVYNKPKSSVNQLGLLEEQHTDNENTKPAGSETSPQQGHMKPMRLKCTELIYKALTDSATSKEEANKWQELSKEIEEHIFALHARNDKKYKNCIRSKVSNLKNPKNSHLKHNLFSGTMSPKTFADMTVMEMANDELKQLRALYTESSVQEHQLPQVIDGTQTNKIKCRRCEKFDCTVTMIARGTLFLPSWVRNANPDEQMMTYVICNECGEQWYHSRWVCL; encoded by the coding sequence ATGTCtgataaaaaaataattatgaacAGAGCCCATTATATTGAGAAGCTACTGTCTGAAAACAATTTCCAAGATATTGGAAATCACCTTACAGAACTTGAAGCTGTTGATATGACTATAGAATATCTTCAGGAGACTGATGTTGCCAAAGCTGTGTACAGAGTCTTCCAGAACTGTCCTGCAATAACaatgaaaaagaaagcaaagcattTATTATCAAAGTGGAAGACGCTTTACAAGAATAACTATCTTTCATCGGTACAAGGTAAAAAGTCAGTTTCTCAGAGTGTGAAAGAGCACAATGAATATTTCAGTGCGGTTCCACAAGAACAAACTGAGTTTTCTGGAGAATTGAATCAGCATGAAATGTTAGATGCTGCTGGTTCTAACAGTTTGCTGACATCACAAAACGTTTCAAAAGATGAAGTGTATAATAAGCCAAAAAGCAGTGTGAATCAACTGGGTCTTTTAGAAGAGCAGCACACCGATAATGAAAACACTAAACCTGCTGGCAGTGAAACAAGCCCACAGCAAGGACATATGAAGCCCATGAGGTTGAAATGCACAGAACTTATTTATAAAGCCTTGACTGATTCTGCCACAAGCAAAGAGGAAGCCAATAAGTGGCAAGAATTATCCAAAGAAATTGAAGAGCATATTTTTGCTCTTCATGCTAGAAATGACAAAAAGTACAAAAATTGTATCAGAAGCAAAGTCTCTAACTTGAAGAATCCTAAAAATTCCCACTTAAAACATAACCTATTTTCAGGGACTATGAGTCCAAAGACTTTTGCTGATATGACAGTGATGGAAATGGCCAATGATGAACTGAAACAACTCAGAGCTTTGTACACAGAATCATCTGTTCAGGAACATCAGCTTCCCCAAGTTATTGATggcacacagacaaacaaaataaaatgtaggcGCTGTGAAAAATTTGATTGCACTGTCACTATGATTGCCAGGGGAACTCTCTTCCTGCCTAGTTGGGTGCGAAATGCAAATCCAGATGAACAAATGATGACTTACGTTATTTGTAATGAATGTGGAGAGCAGTGGTACCACAGCAGATGGGTTTGTTTGTGA